In Akkermansia muciniphila, one DNA window encodes the following:
- a CDS encoding L,D-transpeptidase gives MKPLFLLAVFPVVLMGWMSCSHSGTGHAALPDPRTVDKSVPEYKNPFHPSTYAHFVARKDYRKTYDVYKDDTLLNRQPKKSRKIFVCLDEQRGQYLVDGLVAMDFPLSSGVKAYPTKTGDYTVISKKEDYASNLYGKMYDAEGKCINYNAESTDPVPEGGRFDGSPMPYWQRLTNAGLGLHVGKVRRHPVSHGCVRLPRNVAEILYRQTSIGTPVTIRKTPLPVPEAQKIPPAQQQGSGGRKQ, from the coding sequence ATGAAGCCTCTCTTTCTCCTGGCCGTCTTCCCCGTGGTTCTCATGGGGTGGATGTCCTGTTCCCACTCCGGCACGGGCCATGCGGCCCTGCCGGATCCGCGCACCGTGGACAAATCCGTCCCGGAGTATAAAAACCCGTTTCATCCTTCTACGTACGCTCATTTCGTGGCCCGCAAGGACTACCGGAAAACATACGACGTCTATAAGGACGACACCCTGTTGAACCGCCAGCCGAAAAAATCCCGGAAAATCTTCGTCTGCCTGGACGAACAGCGGGGCCAGTATCTGGTGGACGGACTGGTCGCCATGGATTTTCCCCTCTCCTCCGGCGTCAAAGCCTATCCGACCAAAACGGGAGACTATACTGTGATCTCCAAAAAGGAAGACTACGCCTCCAACCTCTACGGCAAAATGTATGATGCCGAAGGCAAATGCATTAACTACAATGCCGAATCCACGGATCCCGTACCGGAAGGAGGCCGTTTTGACGGCTCTCCCATGCCCTACTGGCAGAGGCTTACCAATGCGGGCCTGGGCCTGCATGTAGGAAAAGTTCGGCGGCATCCTGTTTCTCATGGCTGCGTCCGTCTGCCGCGAAATGTTGCGGAAATCCTCTACAGGCAGACCAGCATAGGAACGCCCGTTACCATCCGGAAAACGCCGTTGCCCGTGCCGGAAGCGCAGAAAATCCCTCCCGCACAACAACAGGGATCCGGAGGCCGCAAGCAATAG
- a CDS encoding TatD family hydrolase: MIIDTHCHLASSQFDQSRRETYVQHALQANTDRMITLGARPNDWEMNIAWARQFPGVVFCALGIHPDDAHEAPEGWTDRLFQIAQDIPLAAIGETGLDYFHVPPPGWEQENFRRLQQNMLEQHFDLAARLGLNIVLHTRDRKGSASFEDALAIARNYAGRVRPVFHCFIGNAAQATRIFDELDGMVSFTGVATFKNASAVAETASWCPENRIMLETDSPYLSPEPLRGRMNEPAHLIHTARFIAAARGMNLEDLAHVTTRNAETFYNLGKV; encoded by the coding sequence ATGATCATTGACACGCATTGCCATCTGGCCTCCTCCCAATTCGACCAGTCCCGCAGGGAAACCTACGTTCAGCATGCCCTCCAGGCAAACACTGACCGCATGATTACGCTGGGGGCACGGCCGAATGATTGGGAGATGAATATAGCATGGGCACGCCAGTTCCCGGGCGTAGTCTTCTGCGCGCTGGGCATCCATCCGGATGATGCCCATGAAGCGCCGGAAGGCTGGACGGACCGTCTTTTCCAGATAGCGCAGGACATTCCCCTGGCCGCCATTGGGGAAACGGGGCTGGACTATTTCCATGTCCCCCCCCCGGGCTGGGAGCAGGAAAATTTCCGCCGCCTTCAGCAGAATATGCTGGAACAGCATTTTGACCTGGCGGCGCGCCTGGGCCTCAATATCGTCCTGCATACGCGGGACCGGAAAGGCTCCGCGAGCTTTGAGGACGCCCTGGCGATTGCCCGGAACTACGCGGGCCGCGTGCGTCCCGTCTTTCATTGCTTCATCGGAAATGCCGCTCAGGCCACGCGAATCTTTGACGAACTGGACGGCATGGTCTCCTTCACCGGAGTGGCTACTTTTAAAAACGCCTCCGCAGTGGCGGAAACCGCAAGCTGGTGCCCGGAAAACCGTATCATGCTGGAAACGGATTCCCCCTACCTCAGTCCGGAACCCCTCCGGGGCCGCATGAATGAACCCGCCCATCTCATTCATACAGCCCGGTTCATCGCCGCTGCCAGAGGCATGAACCTGGAAGACCTGGCCCATGTGACGACCCGAAATGCGGAAACCTTTTATAATCTGGGCAAGGTCTGA
- a CDS encoding LysM peptidoglycan-binding domain-containing protein, which yields MKTPFILTCAVALVLPFSSCSTQNSSTAGYDTAEPASGEIPPWIAESSDPAYESGHYSPVQNSSSYAYNPPAKPSVTKKSSARKSTSGTKSSRSAAARKSSSRKSAPKARTYTVKKGDTLGAIARRNGTSVKALKRANGLKSDLIHINQKLTIPRSK from the coding sequence ATGAAAACGCCATTTATTTTAACCTGCGCTGTTGCGCTGGTATTACCCTTCTCTTCCTGCTCCACCCAGAATTCCTCCACGGCCGGCTATGACACCGCAGAACCGGCCAGCGGCGAAATCCCGCCGTGGATCGCGGAAAGCTCTGATCCCGCTTACGAATCCGGCCATTACAGCCCGGTTCAGAATTCCTCCAGCTACGCTTACAATCCCCCTGCCAAACCTTCCGTCACTAAAAAATCATCCGCGCGGAAGAGCACGTCCGGCACCAAATCCTCCCGCAGCGCAGCTGCCAGAAAGAGCTCCTCCCGTAAATCCGCTCCCAAGGCCCGCACCTACACCGTGAAGAAAGGCGATACGCTGGGAGCCATCGCCCGCAGGAACGGCACCTCCGTCAAGGCTCTCAAGAGGGCTAACGGCCTTAAGTCCGATCTGATTCACATCAACCAGAAGCTGACAATCCCGCGTTCCAAGTAA
- the dnaN gene encoding DNA polymerase III subunit beta, producing the protein MKFTISKQVFLDGLRQVASVVSSKTTLPILSNVKIEAENGQVRFTATDLDVCITGVVPANVLREGSVTLPAKKLVSIISELPEAEVQVDVNQRNQAAVECGRSQFKLNGLPADEFPELPSFEQATVYQVDQNVLRDCIRRTEYAISTDTTRYVLNGISLSFRNGKMTLVATDGRRLALAETALEFPEEQQLDAILPTKAVGELRRLLDEVGTATIRFTRNQAAFEINDTLLISKLIDGNYPNYRQVIPTDCKESIELPCGELLETVRRVSLLSVDKSTNIKLNFRENELEVASSAEGVGEAHESMTITYAGRPLSISFNPDFFMAPLKTMAGDTIITLNLIDEMSPGVLKIGDEFLYVLMPMRSPN; encoded by the coding sequence ATGAAGTTTACCATTTCCAAGCAAGTATTTCTCGACGGGCTGAGACAGGTTGCCAGCGTCGTGTCTTCCAAGACGACGCTGCCTATTCTTTCCAACGTCAAGATTGAAGCTGAAAACGGCCAGGTACGTTTTACGGCTACCGATCTTGACGTATGCATTACTGGCGTAGTTCCCGCGAATGTGCTGCGTGAAGGCTCCGTGACCCTGCCCGCTAAAAAGCTGGTGAGCATCATCAGCGAACTTCCTGAAGCCGAAGTTCAGGTGGATGTCAACCAGCGCAACCAGGCTGCTGTGGAATGCGGCCGCTCCCAGTTTAAGCTGAACGGCCTTCCGGCGGATGAATTTCCGGAATTGCCGTCCTTTGAACAGGCAACCGTGTACCAGGTGGACCAGAATGTATTGCGGGACTGCATCCGCCGCACGGAATATGCTATTTCCACGGATACGACCCGCTACGTGCTGAACGGCATTTCCCTCTCCTTCCGCAACGGTAAAATGACCCTGGTGGCCACAGACGGCCGCCGTCTGGCGCTGGCGGAAACCGCCCTGGAATTCCCGGAAGAACAGCAGCTGGACGCTATCCTGCCCACCAAGGCTGTTGGTGAACTCCGCCGCCTGCTGGATGAAGTGGGAACCGCCACCATCCGTTTCACCCGCAACCAGGCCGCTTTTGAAATCAATGATACGTTACTGATCAGCAAGCTGATTGACGGCAATTACCCGAACTACCGCCAGGTAATCCCGACGGACTGCAAGGAAAGCATTGAACTTCCCTGTGGAGAACTGCTGGAAACGGTGCGCCGTGTCTCCCTCCTTTCCGTGGACAAGAGTACGAATATCAAGCTGAACTTCCGTGAAAACGAGCTGGAAGTGGCTTCCAGTGCGGAAGGCGTGGGTGAAGCCCATGAATCCATGACGATCACTTATGCCGGAAGGCCGCTTTCCATTTCCTTCAATCCGGATTTCTTCATGGCTCCCCTGAAGACGATGGCCGGGGATACGATTATTACGCTGAATCTCATTGATGAAATGAGCCCGGGCGTCTTGAAGATCGGAGATGAGTTCCTGTATGTGCTCATGCCGATGAGATCTCCCAATTGA